The Mucilaginibacter rubeus genomic interval TAAAAAGCGAAAAGCTTGAACTGAAAATGGTATGCGATATGAATATTGAAATGTGTAAACACCGTGCGGAGGAGTTTAACTTTCATAACTATACCACCAATTACCAGGACATGCTCAACGATGCCGAAATAGAAATCATTGCCATTTATACGCCCGATCATTTACATGCCGAGCACGTTAAACAGGCTTTACTGCATGGCAAACACGTGGTATGTACCAAGCCATTTATTGATGATTTAAGGAAAGCCGCCGAGCTGCTTGAACTGGTTGAGCAAAGCGGCAAAAAGGTATTTGTAGGTCAAAGCTCACGATTTTTTGAACCTATGAAAAAGCAGCGTAAAGATTATGAGGCAGGTTTGATAGGGGATTTGATAACTGTTGAAGCTTACTACCATGCAGATCACCGCTGGTTTTTAGAGAAACCATGGTCGTTACAACAGGCTTTTAAATGGCTATACGGCGGCTTGAGTCACCCGGTTGATTTTATCCGCTGGTATCTGCCGGAGATTGAAGAGGTGATGGGATACGGTATGCTAAGCGCTAATGGCGCCAAAGGCGGTTTAAAGAATCCCGACACGATGCACTTTATATTCAAAGCAAAGGATGGCCGTATTGCACGTGTGAGCGGTTGTTATACCGGGCCGGTACAACCCGTAACCCGCGATAGTGAAATGAGCTGCATTTTACGTGGCACCGAAGGCTGTAGCCAAGGGGATTACATGGATTTACGCTATGCCATCACCGATAATACCGGCGAAGAACGCATCATCACCTGGGAGCACAAGCTTAAACACTACTTCCGGTTTGAGGGCAAAAGCCACCACGCCGGCGAATACCAAAACTACCTCGAATACTTTGCCGATAGCATTACCGAAGGCTACACCGCTTATCCGGATATTAAAGAAGGTATCGGCACCATCGCCCTGCTTCAGGCCATGGATAGGTCGTTACAAACTGGCAAACCCGTAAAGGTTGATGAGATCCTGACCGAATTTAATTTAACCGTAAACGAGCTAAGCGCATGATATTGGGCATGAGCAATATCGTATCGCGCCTTACGCTGTTGGATTACTCGGTGGTTGCGTTGTACCTGGTTGTTTTAATGGTAATCGGCTTCCGCGCCAGCTTTAGTAATAAGAACAAAACGGATGAGACGCTTTTTTTGGCCAATAAATCATTGGGATGGGCAAGTATAGGTTTTAATATGTGGGGCACCAATGTGGGGCCGTCCATGTTGCTGGCTTTTGCAAGCATTGGTTACAGCACAGGTATAGTGGCCGTCAATTTCGATTGGTATGCCTTTGTTTTTCTGATGCTGCTGGCCCTGGTATTCGCGCCTAAATACATCGCCGCCAAAGTATCAACCATGCCCGAGTTTATGGGTAACAGGTACGGCGATTCCACCCGTAATATCCTGGCCTGGTACGCACTCATCAAAATGCTGATCTCCTGGCTTTCATTAGGCCTGTTTGCAGGTGGCTTTTTAGTGAGGCAGATATTGGGTATCCCCATGTGGCAATCGGTTATTGTGCTGGTATCTTTCGCGGGCTTATTCGCGTTTACCGGCGGCTTAAAGGCTATTGCCAAAGTAAATGTTTTCCAAATGTTGCTGCTCATCGGCGTATCATTAACGCTGACTGTTTTAGGCGTAAACAAAGCCGGAGGCTTATCAGCCGTATTTCATCACACACCCGCGAACTACTGGAACCTTATCCATCCGGCAAGTGATGTTAAATACCCATGGTATGCTATTTTGCTGGGTTACCCGGTGTCGGCTGTGGCTTTTTTCTGTACAGATCAGGCCATGGTACAATCGGTATTGGGTGCTAAAAACCTGGAGCAGGGGCAGCTTGGCGTTAACTTTATTGGCTGGCTTAAAATATTATCGCTGCCGCTGTTTATCCTAACGGGTATCCTGTGTTTTATCCTTTTTCCGCATCTGAGCGATCCTGCTTTAGCCTACATGACCATGGTTACTAATCTTTTTCCGCCTGGGATGAACGGACTGGTTATTGTAGTGTTGATAGCGGTTTTGGTGGGTACCATTGGCTCATCGCTCAACTCGCTGAGCACCGTGTTTACCATGGATATTTACGCTGAAAAAATTAACCCAAACGCCACCAATAAAGATCTTATCCGTGTGGGGCGTTACACCGTAATTGGCGGCTGCGTGTTTGCCATAGGTATGGCGCTGGCTATTGACAGCATTAAAGGCCTCAATTTGTTTGATGTATTTCAATCCGTATTGGGTTTCATCGCTCCGCCCTTGGCTGTGGTTTTCCTGCTTACAGTTTATTGGAAACGCACTACCCGCAAGGCGGTGAATATCATTCTTTCGGCGGGTTCGGTTTTTAGTTTGGGTACCGGGGTAGTTTACCTGTGGGTATTACCACCCGATAAGTACAGCTTTTGGCCGCATTACCTGATGTTGTCGTTTTTCATATTTGTTTCTCTGGCGGTATCGGCTGTGCTTATCTCATTGCTTGATAAGACACCCGCGGTGTATGTTGCCGAACAATCCGAAATCGAAAATACTGCAAAACCTACCCGGCGTGTGAAAATAGCCTGGCTGCTGCTTACGGTAGTCATGATCGCCTTATACCTCATTTTTAACGGACATTAATCTATGCATAAAATAGCTACCCATATAAAATTTAATAAGCATTACGTATTTATAATGCTGCTAAGCTTTATGTTTTGTACTGATATCGCCAAAGCGCAAAAAGCTACCTGGATCTGGTATCCCGGCGATTACGAGGTATGGCTGAGCAACCGGATGCAAAACCGTCGTACCGAGCGGGGCGCTTTCTTTCCGCCGTTCTGGAAACTCGACAGCCATTATCTACTGGTTGATTTTCATAAGGATTTTACGCTTACAAACCCCGAAACGGTTGAACTGGCCGTTGAGGGCCAATACAATGTAAAGCTTGATGGCAAGGCTTTGGCAGGTTACCCAAAAAATATTCATGTGCCGGCTGGCAGGCACAGGCTTAGTCTCAAAGTCTATAACCAGGCCGCTGCTCCCGCCATATTTGTTAAGGGGCGGCAACTGGTGTCAGATACCTCATGGCTGGTAACTTATGAGGATAAGGAATGGATTGACGAATCGGGGAAAACTTCAGATGTATCGGCCACAAAATATGTAAATGCCGGTAACTGGAATTTTGATTCGGCTGACAAATTACCCTCTGCATTTCATTTGCCCACAGAAGAACATAAACCTGAAAAAACGGAACGGAAGGAACACTCTATTTTAGTTGATTTTGGTAAGGAAACCTTTGGTTACGCTAAGCTTATCGGCTTAAAAGGTAAAGGCAATGTTAAATTCTGTTACGGGGAATCAAGGGAAGAAGCTTTATCCTTAACCAATTGTGAACTGTTGGATAGTGTTTACATCGATCAGCCTCAGAAAGCCGATTATACCATGGAAGGTTCCCGTGCTTTCCGTTACATCAATATATTGTTTGATGCTAATGTAAGCGCCGATGATGTTTCCATGCTTTACGAGTATTCGCCGATTGAGCAGCGGGGCAGCTTCAAATGTTCGGACGAGCTGATCAACAAGATCTGGGATGTTTCGGCCTATACCCTGCACCTGAACACCCGCGAGTTTTTTATCGATGGTATAAAACGCGACAGGTGGATCTGGTCGGGCGATGCTTACCAAAGTTATCTGATGAATTATTACCTGTATTTTGATTCGCCAACGGTAACCAGAACATTGTATGCCCTCCGCGGTAAAGACCCGGTAACCAGCCATATCAACACCATTATGGATTATACCTTTTACTGGTTCATGGGTATTTATGATTACTACCAATACACCGGCGATAAAAGCTTCATTAAACAAATGTATCCCCGCATGCAAAGCCTGATGAGCTATTGCCTGCAACGCCGCGATAAAAATGGCCTCATGGAAGGCTTACCCGGCGATTGGGTATTTATTGACTGGGCCGATAAACTCAGCAAAAAAGGAGATGTAAGCTTTGAGCAATTACTGCTCTGCCGCAGCCTGGAAACCATGGCTTTATGCGCCAATGTTATGGATGATAAAACAGGTAACGATCAATACCAAAAACTGTCGGCAGATCTGAAATCAAAGATCTTCTCCCTGTACTGGAACAGTGATAAGCATGCTTTTGTACACAGCCTGGTTGATGGTAAGCAAAGCGATAATGTTACCCGCTATACTAATATGTTTTCGATATTTTTCAATTATCTGAATCCCGGCCAGCAGCAGGAAATAAAAAAATACGTACTGCTGAATGATAATATCCAAAAGATAACTACGCCCTACATGCGCTTTTATGAACTGGAAGCGCTTTGCGCCATGGGCGAGCAAAGTTATGTGCTTAAAGAAATGAAGGACTACTGGGGTGGCATGCTCAACCTCGGCGCTACCTCTTTTTGGGAAGAATACAATCCCGCCAAAACCGGCGCCGACCGCTACGCTATGTATGGGCGCCCATTTGGTAAAAGCCTGTGCCATGCCTGGGGTGCAAGCCCGATCTACCTGCTGGGTAAATATTATCTGGGTGTAAAGCCAACAGCACCGGGTTATCAGCAATATTTAATTGAGCCGCAATTAGGTGACCTACAGTGGATGGAAGGTAGTGTACCAACTGCTAATGGGGATATCAAAGTATCGTGCAGTACTAAACAAATTAAAGTAAGCAGTAATACCGGGACTGGACTATTACGCTTTATAAGTACATCTAAACCGGTTTGCAGAGAGGGAGAATTAACCGCAAAAGCTAACGGTACCTATGAACTTACCATCCAAAAGCAAAAACAATACACCATAAACTATAGCGCAAAAAAATGATGAAACGGCTCATAAATATCCTGCTTTTAACAGCATTTTCATCAACAGGGCTTTACGCGCAGCTGGTTGATAAAACACCCGCTGCCATACCCAACGCGCCAACGGTTTATGATGCCGAACCCTGGGAAAACCCTTTGGTTGATGGTATAAACCGGGATGCCGCACGTGCTACAGCCTATTCATATAGCAATATTAAAGATGCACTGGCGGGTGACAGGGAAAAATCGGGCAGAATGTTATCCCTGAATGGCTACTGGGATTTTAGCTACGCCGCAAAACCGGCCGACGCACCTAAAGATTTTTATAAAAGCAGGGTAAGTGGCTGGAAGAAGATCATTGTACCCTCAAGTATTGAAATGCAGGGCTATGATAAGCCTATTTATAAAAGTGCGGTTTATCCGTTCCGACCGGTCAACCCGCCTCATGTACCGCAGGATTATAATGGCGTTGGCAGTTACCAGCGTACGTTCACTTTGCCTGCCAACTGGAAGGATCTGAACATCACCCTGCATTTCGGCGGTGTAAGTTCGGGTTTTAAGGTTTGGCTCAATGGCAAGTTTTTAGGTTATGGCGAGGATAGCTTTTTGCCTTCTGAATTTAACATTACGCCATACCTGCAAGCAGGTGAAAATGTAATATCGGTACAGTTGATCCGATGGAGCGATGGTTATTTCCTGGAAGACCAGGATCAGTGGCGCATGAGCGGTATCCACCGGGAAGTAATGCTGTTAGCCGAGCCTAAATTACGCATAGCCGATTTTCAATGGCAGGCAAAACTGGATAAGCAATACAAAGACGCCGTTTTCAGTATCCGCCCGCGGATTGAAAACCTGACGGGCAAAGCTGTTCCCGGTTATAAAATTGAAGCAAGGCTTTTCGATAGAAATAATAAAGAAGTATTGCAGAAACCTTTGGAGCGAAGTGTGGAAAGCATCATCAATGAGATCTATCCCCGGTTGGATAACGTGAAATTCGGTTTGCTGGAAACCACGCTGAAAAACCCGGAGAAATGGAGCGATGAAAAGCCAAACCTGTATACGCTTACTTTATCCCTGGTTGATAGTACGGGCCAAACCCTGGAGGTTAAAAGCTGCAAGGTGGGTATCCGGAGCATCGAGTTTAGTAAAGAAGACAGCAAGCTCCTCATCAACGGAAAAGTAACCTACCTGTACGGTGTAAACCGGCCAGATCACGATCCGGTAAAAGGAAAGGCATTATCGCGCGAGGATATCCTGAATGATGTGCGCACCATCAAACGTTTCAATTTTAATTGTATCCGCACCAGCCATTACCCAATGGATCCGTACCTGTATGATCTGTGCGACGAATATGGCATATTGGTTATAGACGAAGCTAACCTGGAAACTCACGGTTTGGGATCAAAGCTAAGCAACGACCCCATGTGGACCGGCGCTTATCTTGACAGGGCAACGCGCATGGTGATGCGTGATAAAAACCACCCAAGTGTAATCATCTGGAGTTTGGGAAACGAGGCCGGTCGCGGGCCAAACCATGCGGCAATGGCCGGTTGGATCCATGATTTTGATATCACCCGTCCGGTTCATTATGAACCGGCCCAGGGCACGCCGCAGGCCGAAGGTTATATCGATCCAACCGATCCGCGTTACCCTAAAACCAATGATCACTCGCACAGGTTGCAGAACCCAATCGACCAGCCTTATGTGGATATTGTAAGCCGGATGTATCCTGGCATTTATACCGCGCCTTTGCTGGCTAACCAGAAAAATGGCGATAACCGCCCGATATTTTTTGTGGAGTACTCGCATGCGATGGGTAATTCCAACGGAAACCTAAAAGAGTTTTGGGATCAGTGGAGATCGACAAAACGGGTTATTGGTGGGGCCATCTGGGAGTTTAAAGACCAGGGTTTGTTGAAATATGATTCAACCGGAAAGGCGTATTATGCCTATGGCGGTGATTACGGCGAACGCTATTTTGATAATTTCACCATTAAAGGCATCGTAGCATCCGATGGGCGACCAAAGCCTGCCATTTACGAATGTAAGCACGTTTTTCAGCCGGCAGTTTGTGAATTGGTTGACGCTGATAAGGCAACTATCCACATCAAAAACTGGCATAGCGTAGCTTCGCTGGCTGATTACGATGTTACCCTGCAGTTGAGGGAAGACGGCAATATCATCCTAAAAAAACAAATTCCCCATATCAACCTTGCAGCCGGGCGTGATACAACCATCAGCATTAAACAATACCTGCCAAATTTAAAAGCAAACCATGAATACATGGCCGATATTCACTTTACCCTTGCCGAAGATAAGCCGTGGGCAGGTAAAGGGTACGAAATAGCAAGCGACCAGTTTCAGCTAACCAAGCCGAAAACATTAGCCGCAAACGCTAATGAT includes:
- a CDS encoding alpha-L-rhamnosidase C-terminal domain-containing protein, whose translation is MLLSFMFCTDIAKAQKATWIWYPGDYEVWLSNRMQNRRTERGAFFPPFWKLDSHYLLVDFHKDFTLTNPETVELAVEGQYNVKLDGKALAGYPKNIHVPAGRHRLSLKVYNQAAAPAIFVKGRQLVSDTSWLVTYEDKEWIDESGKTSDVSATKYVNAGNWNFDSADKLPSAFHLPTEEHKPEKTERKEHSILVDFGKETFGYAKLIGLKGKGNVKFCYGESREEALSLTNCELLDSVYIDQPQKADYTMEGSRAFRYINILFDANVSADDVSMLYEYSPIEQRGSFKCSDELINKIWDVSAYTLHLNTREFFIDGIKRDRWIWSGDAYQSYLMNYYLYFDSPTVTRTLYALRGKDPVTSHINTIMDYTFYWFMGIYDYYQYTGDKSFIKQMYPRMQSLMSYCLQRRDKNGLMEGLPGDWVFIDWADKLSKKGDVSFEQLLLCRSLETMALCANVMDDKTGNDQYQKLSADLKSKIFSLYWNSDKHAFVHSLVDGKQSDNVTRYTNMFSIFFNYLNPGQQQEIKKYVLLNDNIQKITTPYMRFYELEALCAMGEQSYVLKEMKDYWGGMLNLGATSFWEEYNPAKTGADRYAMYGRPFGKSLCHAWGASPIYLLGKYYLGVKPTAPGYQQYLIEPQLGDLQWMEGSVPTANGDIKVSCSTKQIKVSSNTGTGLLRFISTSKPVCREGELTAKANGTYELTIQKQKQYTINYSAKK
- a CDS encoding Gfo/Idh/MocA family protein, whose amino-acid sequence is MKIGILGLGEGRSTMSAVLKSEKLELKMVCDMNIEMCKHRAEEFNFHNYTTNYQDMLNDAEIEIIAIYTPDHLHAEHVKQALLHGKHVVCTKPFIDDLRKAAELLELVEQSGKKVFVGQSSRFFEPMKKQRKDYEAGLIGDLITVEAYYHADHRWFLEKPWSLQQAFKWLYGGLSHPVDFIRWYLPEIEEVMGYGMLSANGAKGGLKNPDTMHFIFKAKDGRIARVSGCYTGPVQPVTRDSEMSCILRGTEGCSQGDYMDLRYAITDNTGEERIITWEHKLKHYFRFEGKSHHAGEYQNYLEYFADSITEGYTAYPDIKEGIGTIALLQAMDRSLQTGKPVKVDEILTEFNLTVNELSA
- a CDS encoding glycoside hydrolase family 2 TIM barrel-domain containing protein, coding for MMKRLINILLLTAFSSTGLYAQLVDKTPAAIPNAPTVYDAEPWENPLVDGINRDAARATAYSYSNIKDALAGDREKSGRMLSLNGYWDFSYAAKPADAPKDFYKSRVSGWKKIIVPSSIEMQGYDKPIYKSAVYPFRPVNPPHVPQDYNGVGSYQRTFTLPANWKDLNITLHFGGVSSGFKVWLNGKFLGYGEDSFLPSEFNITPYLQAGENVISVQLIRWSDGYFLEDQDQWRMSGIHREVMLLAEPKLRIADFQWQAKLDKQYKDAVFSIRPRIENLTGKAVPGYKIEARLFDRNNKEVLQKPLERSVESIINEIYPRLDNVKFGLLETTLKNPEKWSDEKPNLYTLTLSLVDSTGQTLEVKSCKVGIRSIEFSKEDSKLLINGKVTYLYGVNRPDHDPVKGKALSREDILNDVRTIKRFNFNCIRTSHYPMDPYLYDLCDEYGILVIDEANLETHGLGSKLSNDPMWTGAYLDRATRMVMRDKNHPSVIIWSLGNEAGRGPNHAAMAGWIHDFDITRPVHYEPAQGTPQAEGYIDPTDPRYPKTNDHSHRLQNPIDQPYVDIVSRMYPGIYTAPLLANQKNGDNRPIFFVEYSHAMGNSNGNLKEFWDQWRSTKRVIGGAIWEFKDQGLLKYDSTGKAYYAYGGDYGERYFDNFTIKGIVASDGRPKPAIYECKHVFQPAVCELVDADKATIHIKNWHSVASLADYDVTLQLREDGNIILKKQIPHINLAAGRDTTISIKQYLPNLKANHEYMADIHFTLAEDKPWAGKGYEIASDQFQLTKPKTLAANANDKRYPETKLSEDDKAYHISGKDFEIGISKENGALTSYLYKGAQQVFAPLLPHFTRPVTDNDRRGWKMEKKLAAWFKAVPILKKISGQKAGDGSVVVTSVYSMVNDSASVQVSYTIRGNGLLNVAYDFDAKPGLPNLPKVGMQMGIAQADSNISYYGRGPFENYIDRRTGSEAGIYSQSISQFMEPYVVPQENGNRTDVRWMLLHHKTGGLLITADSLLSMSAWPYTEENIQKAKHTNKLMDAGFITLNIDLMQMGVGGNDSWSEVAEPLEQYRIPAKKYQYSFRLKPYEGKPEAAGNAAYQIKFNRKP
- a CDS encoding sodium:solute symporter family transporter, producing the protein MSNIVSRLTLLDYSVVALYLVVLMVIGFRASFSNKNKTDETLFLANKSLGWASIGFNMWGTNVGPSMLLAFASIGYSTGIVAVNFDWYAFVFLMLLALVFAPKYIAAKVSTMPEFMGNRYGDSTRNILAWYALIKMLISWLSLGLFAGGFLVRQILGIPMWQSVIVLVSFAGLFAFTGGLKAIAKVNVFQMLLLIGVSLTLTVLGVNKAGGLSAVFHHTPANYWNLIHPASDVKYPWYAILLGYPVSAVAFFCTDQAMVQSVLGAKNLEQGQLGVNFIGWLKILSLPLFILTGILCFILFPHLSDPALAYMTMVTNLFPPGMNGLVIVVLIAVLVGTIGSSLNSLSTVFTMDIYAEKINPNATNKDLIRVGRYTVIGGCVFAIGMALAIDSIKGLNLFDVFQSVLGFIAPPLAVVFLLTVYWKRTTRKAVNIILSAGSVFSLGTGVVYLWVLPPDKYSFWPHYLMLSFFIFVSLAVSAVLISLLDKTPAVYVAEQSEIENTAKPTRRVKIAWLLLTVVMIALYLIFNGH